A region of Actinomycetes bacterium DNA encodes the following proteins:
- a CDS encoding branched-chain amino acid ABC transporter permease — MSNFFTNFAASTIDGLTQGSIYALVALGYTLVYGVLRLINFAHSEIFMIGTFATVGVITALGISTPLSGIALVGFLLLAAVVAASASGVSAVILERVAYRPLRRRGATTLAALISAIGASLFLQQLVSLRFPDTLSTTRVMNKTIYATIGTGLIRADKVLVFFGSIFMMLLLDRLVRSTRFGRAIRATAQSADTATLMGVNIDRVVMLTFLIGGAMAGIGGMLYVIFFEATSFFVGFVLGIKAFTAAVLGGIGNLRGALLGGLLLGLIQEYVGSVLGAQWKDVVAFAVLVLVLMFRPTGLLGESLSKARA, encoded by the coding sequence GTGAGCAACTTCTTCACCAACTTCGCCGCCTCGACGATCGACGGCCTCACCCAGGGGTCGATCTACGCCCTGGTGGCGCTCGGCTACACCCTCGTCTACGGGGTTCTGCGCCTGATCAACTTCGCGCACTCCGAGATCTTCATGATCGGGACCTTCGCGACCGTCGGAGTCATCACCGCCCTGGGGATCAGCACGCCACTCAGCGGCATCGCCCTCGTCGGGTTCCTGCTGCTCGCCGCCGTGGTGGCCGCGAGCGCGTCCGGGGTCTCGGCCGTGATCCTGGAGCGGGTCGCCTATCGTCCCCTGCGCCGACGGGGGGCCACCACGCTAGCGGCGCTGATCTCCGCGATCGGGGCGTCCCTGTTCCTCCAGCAGCTGGTCTCCCTGCGCTTCCCCGACACCTTGTCCACGACGCGGGTGATGAACAAGACGATCTACGCGACGATCGGGACCGGGCTGATCCGGGCTGACAAGGTGCTCGTGTTCTTCGGGTCGATCTTCATGATGCTCCTGCTCGACCGGTTGGTGCGCAGCACCCGGTTCGGCCGGGCGATCCGCGCCACCGCGCAGAGCGCCGACACGGCGACGCTCATGGGAGTGAACATCGACCGAGTCGTCATGCTGACCTTCCTCATCGGTGGGGCCATGGCGGGCATCGGCGGCATGCTGTACGTGATCTTCTTCGAGGCGACGTCCTTCTTCGTCGGCTTCGTCCTCGGCATCAAGGCCTTCACCGCGGCCGTCCTCGGCGGCATCGGCAACCTGCGTGGAGCGCTGCTGGGCGGGCTGCTCCTGGGCCTGATCCAGGAGTACGTCGGCAGCGTGCTCGGCGCCCAGTGGAAGGACGTTGTCGCCTTCGCCGTCCTGGTCCTCGTGCTGATGTTCCGGCCGACCGGCCTGCTCGGCGAGTCGCTGTCCAAGGCTCGCGCGTGA
- a CDS encoding branched-chain amino acid ABC transporter substrate-binding protein, with translation MTRRSAFVRTAVVLSVAGLALAACSSSSSGGGASTAASGGGGSTLKIGFMGDLTGPNKALGINIRNGEKLAIDQYNATNPKVKIQLLEFDSQGDPKQAAALAPKAIDDGIVGLVGPAFSGETANTGALWQAAGVPFISASATRVNLADNGWTTFHRVLADDGYQGPGVANVIAKSLKATKVAVIDDASDYGKGLADAVASALKTAGVAVPVDESVPATGTEVPDYSSTITKIKSAGVSVVFYGGYYAQSGPFAKQLKDGGVTATFISGDGSLDPAFVSGAGAAANGSILSCACALINSAATGSQKTFYDAYKAAFNVEPGTYSPEAYDAATVFINAIKAGNTDRKSIETYVNGVNFDGVSKHIQFESNGNIKGGTILIYQVQNGQIVGIGTSDNATPQS, from the coding sequence ATGACCCGACGAAGCGCATTCGTGCGCACTGCCGTCGTCCTCTCCGTCGCCGGACTCGCCCTCGCGGCCTGCTCGAGCAGCAGCAGTGGGGGCGGGGCGTCCACGGCCGCCTCCGGAGGAGGCGGCTCCACCCTGAAGATCGGGTTCATGGGTGACCTCACCGGGCCGAACAAGGCCCTGGGCATCAACATCCGCAACGGCGAGAAGCTCGCGATCGACCAGTACAACGCGACGAATCCCAAGGTGAAGATCCAGCTGCTGGAGTTCGACTCCCAGGGCGACCCCAAGCAGGCCGCGGCGCTGGCTCCGAAGGCGATCGACGACGGGATCGTGGGCCTCGTCGGGCCGGCCTTCTCGGGTGAGACCGCGAACACCGGTGCGCTCTGGCAGGCCGCCGGAGTGCCGTTCATCTCGGCGTCGGCGACCCGGGTCAACCTCGCCGACAACGGCTGGACGACCTTCCACCGCGTCCTGGCCGACGACGGCTACCAGGGTCCGGGCGTGGCCAACGTGATCGCCAAGTCGCTGAAGGCCACCAAGGTCGCCGTCATCGACGACGCCTCCGACTACGGCAAGGGCCTGGCCGACGCGGTGGCCAGCGCCCTGAAGACGGCCGGCGTCGCCGTCCCCGTCGACGAGTCGGTTCCCGCGACCGGCACCGAGGTCCCGGACTACTCCTCGACCATCACCAAGATCAAGAGTGCCGGTGTGAGCGTGGTCTTCTACGGCGGCTACTACGCCCAGTCGGGTCCGTTCGCCAAGCAGCTCAAGGACGGCGGGGTGACCGCGACGTTCATCTCCGGTGACGGCTCGCTCGACCCGGCGTTCGTCTCCGGCGCCGGCGCGGCCGCCAACGGCTCGATCCTGTCCTGCGCCTGCGCGCTGATCAACAGCGCGGCAACCGGGTCGCAGAAGACGTTCTACGACGCCTACAAGGCAGCGTTCAACGTCGAGCCCGGCACCTACTCGCCCGAGGCCTACGACGCGGCGACGGTGTTCATCAACGCCATCAAGGCCGGCAACACCGACCGGAAGAGCATCGAGACCTACGTCAACGGTGTGAACTTCGACGGCGTGTCCAAGCACATCCAGTTCGAGTCCAACGGGAACATCAAGGGTGGCACCATCCTGATCTACCAGGTCCAGAACGGGCAGATCGTCGGGATCGGGACGTCGGACAACGCGACGCCGCAGTCCTGA
- a CDS encoding EAL domain-containing protein, with amino-acid sequence MELRGLGEGNDADAMVRQVLDSGDFAVVFQPVVDLATSEVAGYEALTRFSDGRPPNLWFAEAHQCGLGVDLELAALEKALAALPEQPPGFLSLNISAATLRSSALLRRLAGSLPGAVVLELIGHGPLGDPDTARARIAGLRQLGVQVALDNVGSGPASLRPAVDLQPDLIKIDRSLVSYVDRDPVQRAVVGAFAQLAMSLGWVVVAEGIEREQELAVCADLGIALGQGYLLGRPAPMPGQRQPEHPWVAWTEEIWQAANS; translated from the coding sequence ATGGAGCTCCGGGGGCTCGGCGAGGGCAATGACGCCGATGCGATGGTCCGGCAGGTGCTCGACAGCGGTGACTTCGCCGTCGTGTTCCAGCCCGTGGTGGACCTGGCCACCTCCGAGGTGGCTGGCTACGAGGCGCTGACCCGCTTCTCCGACGGGCGGCCGCCCAACCTCTGGTTCGCCGAGGCCCACCAGTGCGGCCTCGGCGTCGACCTCGAGCTGGCAGCACTGGAGAAGGCGCTGGCCGCACTCCCCGAGCAGCCGCCGGGGTTCCTCTCGCTCAACATCAGCGCAGCGACGTTGCGCTCCTCGGCCCTGCTCAGGCGCCTGGCGGGATCCCTGCCGGGAGCCGTGGTCCTCGAGCTCATCGGCCATGGACCGCTCGGCGACCCCGACACGGCTCGCGCGAGGATCGCCGGGCTGCGTCAGCTCGGAGTCCAGGTGGCGCTCGACAACGTCGGCAGCGGACCGGCCAGCCTGCGGCCCGCCGTCGACCTCCAGCCAGACCTGATCAAGATCGACCGGTCGCTGGTGTCCTACGTCGACCGGGACCCCGTCCAGCGGGCCGTTGTGGGCGCCTTCGCCCAGCTGGCGATGAGCCTCGGATGGGTCGTCGTGGCCGAGGGCATCGAACGCGAGCAGGAGCTGGCCGTCTGCGCCGATCTCGGAATCGCCCTCGGCCAGGGTTACCTGCTCGGCCGCCCCGCCCCGATGCCGGGGCAGCGGCAGCCGGAGCACCCCTGGGTGGCCTGGACCGAGGAGATCTGGCAGGCCGCCAACTCCTGA
- a CDS encoding RNA polymerase sigma factor, with amino-acid sequence MPSVRPVQSEETSTDAAEVGAPARVLAASGRSAAAKATATVEAAPPRASRRAKAGDVEDKPVKAAKAAPAAKAKGGKTPVAPVADDPGPEVAAALDELDADLDTLALDGPGEVGDGEEIDPEALDPEALEAEELETVDEDVEAEAVDLEEAVERVDPAEAIEMIAEDAESAVTGPDEEDEEAFTLSDSDEADEPVQQVVVAGATADPVKDYLKQIGKVPLLNAEQEVELAKRIEAGLFAEEKLNSGDKIPAQLRRELEWIAEDGRRAKNHLLEANLRLVVSLAKRYTGRGMLFLDLIQEGNLGLIRAVEKFDYTKGYKFSTYATWWIRQAITRAMADQARTIRIPVHMVEVINKLARVQRQMLQDLGREPTPEELAKELDMTPEKVVEVQKYGREPISLHTPLGEDGDSEFGDLIEDSEAVVPADAVSFTLLQEQLHQVLDTLSEREAGVVSMRFGLTDGQPKTLDEIGKVYGVTRERIRQIESKTMSKLRHPSRSQVLRDYLD; translated from the coding sequence GTGCCGTCGGTTCGCCCTGTCCAGTCCGAGGAGACCTCCACCGACGCCGCCGAGGTCGGCGCCCCAGCGCGCGTGCTCGCCGCGTCCGGGAGGTCGGCTGCCGCCAAGGCCACCGCGACCGTCGAGGCTGCGCCGCCGCGCGCGAGCCGCCGGGCCAAGGCCGGCGACGTCGAGGACAAGCCGGTGAAGGCGGCCAAAGCGGCGCCCGCGGCCAAGGCCAAGGGCGGCAAGACCCCCGTCGCGCCGGTCGCGGACGATCCCGGCCCCGAGGTGGCGGCCGCGCTCGACGAGCTCGACGCCGACCTGGACACCCTTGCTCTCGACGGGCCGGGGGAGGTCGGGGACGGCGAGGAGATCGATCCCGAGGCGCTGGACCCGGAGGCGCTGGAGGCCGAGGAGCTGGAGACCGTCGACGAGGACGTCGAGGCCGAGGCCGTGGACCTCGAGGAGGCGGTCGAGCGGGTCGATCCCGCGGAGGCGATCGAGATGATCGCCGAGGACGCGGAGAGCGCCGTCACCGGTCCGGACGAGGAGGACGAGGAGGCGTTCACGCTCTCCGACTCCGACGAGGCCGACGAGCCGGTGCAACAGGTCGTCGTCGCGGGCGCCACCGCCGACCCGGTCAAGGACTACCTCAAGCAGATCGGCAAGGTCCCCCTGCTCAACGCCGAGCAGGAGGTCGAGCTCGCCAAGCGGATCGAGGCCGGGCTCTTCGCCGAGGAGAAGCTCAACTCCGGGGACAAGATCCCCGCCCAGCTGCGCCGCGAGCTCGAGTGGATCGCCGAGGACGGCCGCCGGGCGAAGAACCACCTCCTCGAGGCGAACCTGCGGCTCGTGGTGTCGCTCGCCAAGCGCTACACCGGCCGCGGGATGCTGTTCCTCGACCTCATCCAGGAGGGCAACCTCGGCCTCATCCGCGCCGTCGAGAAGTTCGACTACACCAAGGGCTACAAGTTCTCGACGTACGCCACCTGGTGGATCCGCCAGGCCATCACCCGCGCCATGGCCGACCAGGCACGCACGATCCGCATCCCGGTGCACATGGTCGAGGTGATCAACAAGCTCGCTCGCGTGCAGCGGCAGATGCTGCAGGACCTCGGCCGCGAGCCCACGCCCGAGGAGCTGGCCAAGGAGCTCGACATGACCCCCGAGAAGGTCGTCGAGGTCCAGAAGTACGGCCGTGAGCCCATCTCGCTGCACACCCCGCTCGGCGAGGACGGGGACAGTGAGTTCGGTGACCTCATCGAGGACTCCGAGGCGGTCGTCCCCGCCGATGCGGTCTCGTTCACGCTGCTGCAGGAGCAGCTGCACCAGGTGCTGGACACCTTGTCGGAGCGCGAGGCTGGCGTCGTGTCGATGCGCTTCGGCCTCACCGACGGCCAGCCCAAGACCCTCGACGAGATCGGCAAGGTCTACGGGGTGACCCGCGAGCGGATCCGCCAGATCGAGTCCAAGACCATGTCCAAGCTGCGCCACCCGAGCCGCTCCCAGGTCCTGCGCGACTATCTGGACTGA
- a CDS encoding HhH-GPD-type base excision DNA repair protein, with amino-acid sequence MPDLHLAQDRAADALLSKDPFALLVGMLLDQQIPMERAFAGPRLLAERLGTPDRLDPKAVAALDEAELVAAMTGPPAVHRFPGSMGARVHALARAVVDGYGGDTASLWTTASDGAELLHRLEELPGFGRQKAQIFLALLAKQLGVRPEGWREAAGGYGEDGSFRSVADVRDGASLARVRAYKQEQKKAGSGARRG; translated from the coding sequence GTGCCCGATCTGCACCTGGCCCAGGACCGCGCGGCGGACGCACTGCTGTCGAAGGACCCCTTCGCCCTGCTCGTCGGGATGCTGCTCGACCAGCAGATCCCGATGGAGCGCGCCTTCGCCGGGCCGCGGCTGCTCGCGGAGCGGCTGGGGACGCCGGACCGCCTGGACCCCAAGGCCGTCGCCGCCCTGGACGAGGCCGAGCTCGTGGCCGCGATGACCGGCCCTCCCGCGGTGCACCGCTTCCCGGGGTCGATGGGCGCGCGGGTGCATGCGCTGGCGCGTGCCGTCGTCGACGGCTACGGCGGCGACACCGCGTCGTTGTGGACCACCGCGAGCGACGGGGCCGAGCTGCTGCACCGGCTGGAGGAGCTGCCGGGGTTCGGGCGGCAGAAGGCCCAGATCTTCCTCGCGCTGCTCGCCAAGCAGCTGGGGGTACGGCCGGAGGGATGGCGCGAGGCGGCCGGTGGCTACGGAGAGGACGGCTCGTTCCGTTCGGTGGCCGACGTACGCGACGGCGCGTCGCTGGCCCGGGTCCGTGCCTACAAGCAGGAGCAGAAGAAGGCCGGGTCGGGGGCCCGCCGGGGCTGA
- a CDS encoding DUF4192 domain-containing protein gives MSVIPAETVLRLSGPPDVLAALPYLVGFPPTESVVAIGLHGRRKRLRVTLRVDLAGAEAAVADGLVEAPSHPAALAAALSRAGASRVVLVVVTDRAEEGLTAADLVSVLAGELEARRIEVEDAVLARGDRWFSYLCHNPACCPPEGTPLPGDDRVAAELALAGEAPFRSRADVEALVAPEQGIRRQAVEAAVDALLAVGPSGPDAVDERTSLRTAFRTVVSGRPLEAQNAALCLLWLTGSHVRDACLNPTTGPEGEAALRLWCELARLAPADLVSAPATLAAFVALCRGQGALANAALDEALADDPGYTLAQLLRHIATAGIPPSVVRGVAESSDAILAGIDGRSGGQPLG, from the coding sequence ATGTCCGTCATACCGGCAGAAACCGTCCTTCGGCTGTCCGGGCCGCCCGACGTGCTCGCAGCCCTGCCCTATCTGGTCGGGTTCCCGCCCACCGAGTCCGTGGTGGCGATCGGGCTCCACGGCCGGCGCAAACGCCTGCGGGTGACGCTGAGGGTCGACCTCGCCGGGGCGGAGGCCGCAGTGGCAGACGGCCTCGTCGAGGCCCCCAGCCACCCGGCCGCCTTGGCCGCTGCCCTGTCGCGCGCCGGTGCATCGCGGGTCGTCCTCGTCGTCGTCACCGACCGGGCGGAGGAGGGCCTGACCGCCGCCGACCTCGTCTCGGTCCTGGCCGGCGAGCTCGAGGCTCGACGGATCGAGGTCGAGGACGCGGTCCTCGCCCGCGGGGACCGGTGGTTCTCCTATCTGTGCCACAACCCCGCGTGCTGCCCGCCCGAGGGAACCCCGCTCCCGGGGGACGATCGGGTCGCGGCCGAGCTCGCCCTCGCCGGCGAGGCGCCGTTTCGCAGCAGGGCCGACGTGGAGGCCCTCGTCGCGCCCGAACAGGGGATCCGACGGCAGGCCGTCGAGGCGGCGGTGGACGCGCTGCTCGCCGTGGGGCCGTCCGGTCCTGACGCCGTGGACGAGCGGACGTCGCTGCGCACAGCCTTTCGCACGGTGGTGTCGGGCCGCCCGCTGGAGGCGCAGAACGCCGCCCTGTGCCTGCTGTGGCTCACCGGCAGCCACGTCCGGGACGCCTGCCTGAACCCCACCACCGGCCCCGAGGGAGAGGCGGCGCTGAGACTGTGGTGCGAGCTCGCCCGGCTGGCACCCGCCGACCTGGTGTCGGCGCCCGCCACCCTCGCGGCCTTCGTGGCGCTGTGCCGGGGCCAGGGGGCGCTCGCCAATGCCGCGCTCGACGAAGCGTTGGCCGACGACCCGGGCTACACCCTCGCGCAACTGCTGCGGCACATCGCGACGGCGGGGATCCCGCCCTCAGTGGTGCGCGGCGTGGCCGAGAGCTCGGACGCCATCCTCGCCGGGATCGACGGACGCTCCGGCGGGCAGCCCCTCGGCTGA
- the ppc gene encoding phosphoenolpyruvate carboxylase, with protein sequence MHDSLRADIRRLGDHLGEALVRQEGPDLLDTVEEVRRLVRVDPGSAADLLEAVDLGTAIRLSRAFSTYFHLANITEQVHRARALSVAREIDGGRLAQVGQHIAAALESGALAHEGLQHAADRLAARPVFTAHPTEAARRSVLLKLRRVADLLEEPATPAVERRIAEVVDLLWQTDELRRERPEVQDEARNAVYYLDELSRGPLGDVLDELARVLADLGVELSPESRPFSFGNWIGGDRDGNPFVDAHVTEDVLALQHEHAVRVLQAVLGRLLEDLSVSERIAGASPQLLDSLATDLAALPDLDARYLRLNAEEPYRLKLTCVRRKLQNTLVRVREARPHEPGRDYASSAQLLGDLSVLRDSLLSHRGALAAHGILDHAVRVASAVGLVLATLDVREHAAVLHQAVGQLVDRLGEHGWRYEDMPRDYRTRLLANELASARPLAPTPPPLDPAGMRTWEMYVSVRDALDRYGPGVCESSIVSMTRGADDVLAAVVLAKEAGLVDLPAGVARIGFVPLLETVDELREAGAILERLLDDPSYRRLVSLRGDVQEVMLGYSDSNKDAGITTSQWEIHLAQRRLRDVALRHGVRLRLFHGRGGTVGRGGGPTYDAILAQPWGVLDGAIKVTEQGEVISDKYLLPALARENLELTMAAVLESTVLHQAPRQSPAALLRWDAVMDQVSGAAQGAYRGLVDAPDLPAYFFASTPVDVLGELHLGSRPARRPDARAGLEGLRAIPWVFGWTQSRQIVPGWFGVGTGLAAARGAGHADALREMHQEWHFFRNFVSNVEMTLSKTDLGVARQYVSQLVPDPLRGLLDVIEEEHARTVEEVLRLTGHRELLGGQPELARTLRVRDVYLLPLQFLQVSLLRRVREATAAGEPVEPSLRRALLLTVNGIASGLRNTG encoded by the coding sequence ATGCATGACAGCCTGCGCGCCGACATCCGTCGCCTGGGCGACCACCTCGGCGAGGCCCTGGTCCGCCAGGAGGGCCCCGATCTGCTCGACACCGTCGAGGAGGTACGCCGGCTCGTGCGCGTCGACCCCGGGTCAGCCGCCGACCTGCTGGAGGCCGTCGACCTGGGGACGGCGATCCGGCTGTCCCGCGCGTTCTCGACGTACTTCCACCTCGCGAACATCACCGAGCAGGTGCACCGGGCCCGGGCCTTGTCGGTCGCCCGCGAGATCGACGGCGGCCGGCTCGCGCAGGTGGGCCAGCACATCGCCGCCGCCCTGGAGTCCGGTGCGCTGGCTCACGAGGGACTGCAGCATGCCGCCGACCGGCTGGCGGCTCGGCCGGTGTTCACCGCGCATCCCACCGAGGCGGCCCGCCGGTCGGTGCTGCTCAAGCTGCGCCGCGTGGCCGACCTGCTCGAGGAGCCGGCGACCCCGGCCGTCGAGCGGCGCATCGCCGAGGTCGTCGACCTGCTCTGGCAGACCGACGAGCTGCGCCGTGAGCGCCCAGAGGTGCAGGACGAGGCCCGCAACGCGGTCTACTACCTCGACGAGCTGTCGCGCGGCCCGCTCGGCGACGTCCTCGACGAGCTCGCGCGAGTGCTGGCCGACCTGGGCGTGGAGCTCTCGCCGGAGTCCCGGCCGTTCTCGTTCGGCAACTGGATCGGCGGCGACCGGGACGGCAACCCCTTCGTCGACGCCCACGTCACCGAGGACGTGCTGGCCCTGCAGCACGAGCACGCCGTCCGCGTGCTGCAGGCCGTCCTCGGTCGGCTGCTCGAGGACCTCAGCGTCAGCGAGCGCATCGCCGGGGCCTCGCCGCAGCTCCTGGACTCTCTCGCCACCGACCTCGCGGCATTGCCCGACCTCGACGCGCGCTACCTGCGCCTCAACGCCGAGGAGCCGTACCGGCTCAAGCTCACGTGTGTGCGCCGCAAGCTGCAGAACACCCTCGTCCGGGTGCGCGAGGCGCGCCCGCACGAGCCCGGCCGCGACTACGCGAGCTCGGCGCAGCTGCTCGGGGACCTGTCGGTCCTGCGCGACTCGCTGCTGTCGCACCGCGGCGCGCTGGCGGCCCATGGGATCCTCGACCACGCCGTCCGCGTCGCGTCCGCCGTCGGCCTGGTCCTCGCCACCCTCGACGTCCGCGAGCACGCCGCCGTGCTCCACCAGGCGGTCGGACAGCTGGTGGACCGCCTGGGCGAGCACGGCTGGCGCTACGAGGACATGCCTCGTGACTACCGCACCCGCCTGCTGGCGAACGAGCTGGCCTCGGCCCGCCCCCTGGCTCCCACGCCGCCGCCGCTGGACCCGGCGGGGATGCGGACGTGGGAGATGTACGTCTCCGTCCGTGACGCGCTCGACCGCTACGGCCCCGGCGTGTGCGAGTCCTCGATCGTCTCGATGACGCGCGGCGCCGACGACGTCCTCGCCGCGGTGGTCCTCGCCAAGGAGGCGGGCCTCGTGGACCTGCCGGCCGGGGTCGCGCGCATCGGCTTCGTGCCGCTGCTGGAGACCGTGGACGAGCTGCGCGAGGCCGGCGCGATCCTCGAGCGGCTGCTGGACGACCCGTCCTACCGGCGGCTGGTGTCGCTGCGCGGCGACGTGCAGGAGGTCATGCTCGGCTACTCCGACTCCAACAAGGACGCCGGCATCACCACCTCGCAGTGGGAGATCCACCTGGCGCAGCGCCGGCTGCGCGACGTGGCGCTTCGCCACGGGGTCCGCCTGCGGCTGTTCCACGGCCGAGGCGGCACGGTCGGCCGCGGCGGCGGGCCGACGTACGACGCGATCCTCGCCCAGCCCTGGGGCGTGCTGGACGGGGCGATCAAGGTGACCGAGCAGGGCGAGGTGATCTCGGACAAGTACCTGCTGCCCGCGCTGGCCCGGGAGAACCTCGAGCTGACCATGGCCGCGGTCCTGGAGTCGACCGTGCTCCACCAGGCGCCGCGGCAGTCCCCGGCGGCGCTGCTGCGGTGGGACGCGGTCATGGACCAGGTGTCCGGCGCGGCGCAGGGCGCGTACCGCGGGCTGGTCGACGCCCCCGACCTGCCGGCGTACTTCTTCGCGAGCACCCCGGTGGACGTCCTCGGCGAGCTGCACCTCGGGTCACGGCCCGCCCGACGCCCCGACGCGAGGGCCGGCCTCGAGGGTCTGCGCGCGATCCCGTGGGTCTTCGGCTGGACCCAGTCGCGCCAGATCGTGCCGGGCTGGTTCGGGGTCGGGACCGGCCTCGCGGCCGCCCGCGGGGCCGGTCACGCCGATGCGCTGCGGGAGATGCACCAGGAGTGGCACTTCTTCCGCAACTTCGTGTCCAACGTCGAGATGACGCTGTCCAAGACCGACCTGGGGGTGGCCCGCCAGTACGTCTCGCAACTCGTTCCGGACCCGCTGCGCGGGCTCCTCGACGTGATCGAGGAGGAGCACGCGCGGACCGTCGAGGAGGTGCTGCGCCTGACCGGCCATCGTGAGCTGCTGGGCGGGCAGCCGGAGCTGGCCCGCACCCTGCGGGTCCGTGACGTCTACCTCTTGCCCCTGCAGTTCCTGCAGGTCTCGCTGCTGCGCCGGGTCCGCGAGGCCACCGCGGCCGGCGAGCCGGTCGAGCCCTCGCTGCGCCGCGCCCTGCTCCTCACCGTCAACGGGATCGCGTCGGGTCTGCGCAACACCGGGTGA
- a CDS encoding VOC family protein, with protein MRLDHVSYATHATHLADEVQRIGSRLQRPFVDGGIHPRFGTRNFVLPLGGRNYVEVVAALDHPAAEQAPFGQAVHERAEQGGGWLGWVVAVDDLAPFETRVGRASVEGHRVRPDGHDLCWRQLGVNDLRAEPYLPFFIHWEGDPDDHPGAGGADVPRLHSLCLAGDVERTAAWLGADPAHLLDGIGLEWATDTQPGLVSVTFDTACGLVTID; from the coding sequence ATGCGGCTCGACCACGTCTCGTACGCGACGCACGCGACCCACCTGGCCGACGAGGTCCAGCGCATCGGGTCGCGTCTGCAGCGCCCGTTCGTGGACGGCGGGATCCACCCGCGTTTCGGGACGCGCAACTTCGTGCTCCCGCTCGGCGGTCGCAACTACGTCGAGGTGGTGGCCGCGCTCGACCATCCGGCCGCCGAGCAGGCGCCCTTCGGCCAGGCCGTCCACGAGCGCGCCGAGCAGGGTGGCGGCTGGCTGGGCTGGGTCGTCGCCGTCGACGACCTCGCGCCGTTCGAGACCCGGGTGGGTCGCGCGTCCGTCGAGGGCCACCGGGTACGCCCTGACGGGCACGACCTGTGCTGGCGCCAGCTCGGCGTCAACGACCTGCGTGCGGAGCCGTACCTGCCCTTCTTCATCCATTGGGAGGGCGACCCAGACGACCACCCGGGAGCCGGCGGGGCCGACGTGCCACGGCTGCACTCGCTGTGCCTGGCCGGGGACGTCGAGCGGACCGCCGCCTGGCTTGGTGCCGACCCGGCGCATCTGCTCGACGGGATCGGCCTGGAGTGGGCCACCGACACCCAGCCCGGCCTGGTGTCGGTCACCTTCGACACCGCGTGCGGTCTGGTGACCATCGACTGA